The Stenotrophomonas maltophilia genome segment CCCGGTGGTCGCCGCAGCCTGCGGCGCGCGCGAGAACAACGCGCGCAGCGTCGCCACCGCCAGCGCCAGGCCCATCATCGGCGTCACCACCTGCAGGCCGGTGATGCCGGCCATCTGCGAGAAGTAGGACAGCTGCGCCTGGCCCGAATAGTGCTGCTGGTTGGTGTTGGTCAGGAACGAGATCATCGTGTGCAGCGCGGTGTCCCAGCGCATGTTCGGGATCTGGTCCGGGTTCAACGGCAACCAGGCCTGGGTCATGAACACCGCCTGGGTCAGCACCGCGACCACCACGTTGCTCAGCACGAAGGCCAGCACGTAGCCGCGCCAGGACATGGCGCGCGACGGATCGACCCCGAACACCCTGTACAGCGGCTTCTCGATCCAGTGGAACAGCACGTCGACCTTCATCGGCGTGCCGCGCATCACGCGCGCCAGGTACAGGCCCAGCGGCCACGCCAGCAGCAGGCTGGCGGCAATAATCACAAGCATCTCAGTCATGGCCGGCTCCGCTCAGAACGACTCGGGCCGCAGCACGACATAAAGGAGATAGGCGGCGGCAACCAGCACCAGCACGCCACACAACAACGACAGC includes the following:
- a CDS encoding potassium-transporting ATPase subunit F, coding for MSPWLSLLCGVLVLVAAAYLLYVVLRPESF